The Elaeis guineensis isolate ETL-2024a chromosome 5, EG11, whole genome shotgun sequence DNA segment CTTGTAAGAGGAAACATTTAAGGGAAAAAACGAGCAACAGCAGCAGCTGGAGAGCGATTAGGATACCTACGTGGCTACACCAAAATCACCTCTCCAAAGTGATCCCTTATTCACCACTCCCCATTCCTTGCAAGAGTGGGGTCCTCCTCCCCTCTGGCCGACTTCACCCTCTAACTCTCTCTACTTTATGTCCGAAGTCTTGGAGGTTGACTGACACCTGAAGGTTTAGGTGGGTATTAAACGTTAAGATATATACTTCCGGTGTAAAAACAAGAACTTTCCCGGCCCGGAGAATAGAGAAGCACTGATCTGTGGAACCGGTCTACCCATAGCTAGAGAAGAACTGAACTGGAACCCCACAACCAGGAAACGACGTCAACCAATAAAGTCGAACATCACATCTTTGGATGTATATAAAAGACTGCAAAGGCTCTCTCACGTCCTATAACGTAGGAGAGCACCAAATTAAGAGACCACTCCACTTTGTTTGTGACGACTCCAATTAATTCGGTGACATGAAGCAGAGGGCAGAGGCGAGCTCCACATCCGAGCTGTTGGCATGCGATGTTGAGGCGGCGATGAAGGAGATCGATCGAGGGCATGAGCTCATGACTCAACTCCGAGCCCTCCTCATCCCGTTGCTTCCGGCAGGCGGCTTGACGGAGCTGGCTGGGGACCTCTTTGAGGAGATACTGAAGTCTTCCACCATGGCCCTCTCCAGGCTTCGCGACTGTAGCTGTGGATTGTCGGCTTCTTCTGACTCCGATGATGACCGGAGAAACAAATTAGTTGTTGATGGGAAGAGGAAGAGTaccgaagagagagagaggccagaTGGTCGTAGGAGAAGGTTTGCTGGATATTCTAACCTCCTCTCTTTCTTGCTTATCCAGCCAATTTGCTGCTAAGAATTTTAGCTCGAAGTCACAGAATTTAATCTGCTAGCTTTTTTCTTTGCCATAGCTACCGCTGTTGTTGTGGGGATGGCCAACTTTACTTCAGAATTGCCAATTTTCTTActtcgcctcctcctcctccctcctctttccttccttttttgcCCCCCTTTTGCAAGCAAAGGACACAAAAAGCTATAGTTACATCATCCGACAGTTCCATCTTATGGTTCAAATCACCATTAACTATCAACAAATTTAGGAAAAGCCATCAGGCAACATGTGCATCTTCTTGGTGGTGGTCTTGCCATTACTGACGCTGTTGTTGTGGGGATGACCAACTTTACTTCAAAATAGCCAAATTTcttgcttctcctcctcctctttccctccttttcttcttccccttttttcAAGCAAAGGAGGAAAAAAACTATAGATACAATCACCATTAACTATCAACAAAACTTAGGAAAAGCCAGCAGGTAACATGTTCATCTTGTACACTCCATACTTAATTTTTCCCTTAAGTATTCTTTTTTAACCTTCTAAAAAcggtatattttattttttttgtgtatCATTAttgttaatttatattatttttgttaGTAAAAGCACTAAACCTTTGATTGTTATATAAAAAAACCTTCCATTTCGTCTCACTGCAGGAAGCAACTTGACTCATGGTCCATTGTTACTTCTGTCCCACATTATGATGGCCACCAATGGAGGAAGTATGGGCAGAAGACGATTAATAATGCCAAATACCCAAGGTACTTCAGTAATCTCTTGATCTAAATTCCAAGGAAAACAAAACTTATTTACATAAAATaacaattcaaaatttaaaaggaaACATAAATATTATAAACCATCTGCCGCAACATCACTGCTTTTAAGAGAAGAAAATATGGGATTCCTGCAATGCAAACTGATTGAAGGTTCTCCTAATATGAAACAGGAGCTACTACAGATGCACTAATTCT contains these protein-coding regions:
- the LOC105045992 gene encoding probable WRKY transcription factor 70, with amino-acid sequence MKQRAEASSTSELLACDVEAAMKEIDRGHELMTQLRALLIPLLPAGGLTELAGDLFEEILKSSTMALSRLRDCSCGLSASSDSDDDRRNKLVVDGKRKSTEERERPDGRRRRKQLDSWSIVTSVPHYDGHQWRKYGQKTINNAKYPRSYYRCTNSKDQGCRATKTVQQEDRDSDPPKFLVTYSMQHTCKNVDINSPFIVDSAPRNTPILGSESEYSLCYQPSPSSIVTENQSQGYSPLIADKLPTDELLSGLLAPATPIGTPGLVDEISNIFSPLYTDWDMMMDAVDLTEVKISEKEISFESPWWLREVS